One window from the genome of Paraclostridium sordellii encodes:
- a CDS encoding YoaK family protein, with product MKNNNQIKHKVPPWEKPIFIMIITIVGGYMNGYTYITRHNILANMHTANMSKLGINIALGQWQNALSFFIPIVACILGAAFSELVKALLIIHKFKGDWRKLALILEAISLFFIGLIPTSCPDIIVTNLVSFFMGYQLCLFRECLGIAFNTTICTGNIRNVGQLLYNALDEKSKDSIRKLIIFTCLTFSFALGAIPGTLISIAISTKAVWVCSFILLSQAVWINIYEHNVV from the coding sequence ATGAAAAATAATAATCAAATAAAACATAAAGTTCCTCCTTGGGAAAAGCCTATATTTATTATGATAATAACCATTGTTGGAGGATATATGAATGGATATACCTACATTACAAGACATAATATATTAGCTAATATGCACACTGCTAATATGTCTAAATTAGGAATTAACATAGCACTTGGTCAGTGGCAAAATGCACTAAGCTTCTTTATTCCAATTGTTGCTTGTATATTAGGTGCTGCATTTAGTGAGCTAGTTAAAGCTTTACTTATAATACATAAATTCAAAGGAGATTGGAGAAAGCTAGCCCTGATTTTAGAAGCAATCTCATTGTTTTTTATAGGACTTATACCTACTTCTTGCCCAGATATTATTGTTACTAATCTTGTTTCTTTTTTTATGGGATATCAGCTGTGTTTATTTAGAGAATGCCTTGGTATTGCATTTAACACAACTATATGTACAGGAAATATTAGAAATGTTGGTCAATTATTATATAATGCATTAGACGAAAAAAGTAAAGATTCCATAAGAAAGTTAATTATTTTTACATGTCTTACTTTCTCCTTTGCATTAGGAGCTATTCCAGGGACTCTAATATCTATCGCTATAAGTACTAAGGCTGTGTGGGTTTGTAGTTTTATATTATTATCACAAGCAGTTTGGATAAATATCTATGAACATAATGTTGTTTAA